The sequence ATCTGCAGTCTTTTAAAACGACGGACATCTTTGCTTTTCTATTCTGTCACAAACGTCTCTGgaagtcaatttaaaacatTCTGCATGTGACTGAGATCTGTTTACAGAAGCTGGCCACTTCCCCTCAACCTTTATTtactgagcacacacacgcccccccccccgctgtcccCTCTACAGCCCAACACACAGATAATCGAACCCTCCACGCTTCAGATGTGGACCTCCCCCATGTCACTCTCAGATGGTACGGTCTTCACGACCTTGCTCACTCCACCTTTGACCCCGTTCAAGCCGACCATTTGtccctgcagctccagctccaggttgACACAGTTCTGGATGGCCTCGTCCCGgcttttaaacattttcctctCGGAGCAAGGGGGcgtcaccggggtcacggtGTAGTGCTGCCTCCTCGCCATGCACTCCTTCACAGCCTTCACGCACAGGTAGAGCAGCTCCACCACGCAGAGGACCAGGGACACCACCGTCGCCACCAGCATGAACCAGATGATGACCGACTTCTCCGTAGGCCGGGACAGGAAGCAGTCCACCTTGTGCGGGCAGGGGTCGGTGGCGCAGACGTAGCGCGCCTCGAGGGTGAAGCCGTACAGATAGTACTGACCCACGATAAACAAAACCTCCAGGATTATCTTGGCCACAAGATGGAAGACATAGCTGCGGAGGAGGCGGCCGCGGATGCTGATCTTGCCGGTGCTCTTTGTGTACTTGGGAACTTTGTAGGACTTGGTGAGGAACAGGCTGACCTGGGAGTCCAGCTCCGCCtgcttcttcatcctctctttcaCCTCAGGGTGGAAGAACGAGAAGACAGAGTTAGACGTTTCACAATAATCTGGTGGAAGACAACAGAAGGTAGTTGGGGATTGAC comes from Pleuronectes platessa chromosome 17, fPlePla1.1, whole genome shotgun sequence and encodes:
- the gja11 gene encoding gap junction protein, alpha 11, producing the protein MAEWDVLGRLLDKVQSNSTVIGKVWLTVLFVFRILVLRTGAEEVWGDEQSDFVCNTEQPGCENVCYDRAFPISHVRFWALQIIAVATPKLLYLGHVLHVIHIEKKVKERMKKQAELDSQVSLFLTKSYKVPKYTKSTGKISIRGRLLRSYVFHLVAKIILEVLFIVGQYYLYGFTLEARYVCATDPCPHKVDCFLSRPTEKSVIIWFMLVATVVSLVLCVVELLYLCVKAVKECMARRQHYTVTPVTPPCSERKMFKSRDEAIQNCVNLELELQGQMVGLNGVKGGVSKVVKTVPSESDMGEVHI